Below is a window of Watersipora subatra chromosome 11, tzWatSuba1.1, whole genome shotgun sequence DNA.
AGTGTAAATCAAAATGAGAAAATGTAAGAGCACATAAAGAATATGTCAATTTAGCCGTAATAAGATAATGATAAAACTGGTGGAATTTAAAAGCAAAGCTAATGGCCAAGATTTTGCTTCAAGCAAAAGCAATTGAAATCAAATAGTTTATATTAGTTCTTAAAGGTATTGAAACCGTTAAAGATATTAAAGATGTTAGTGAAACTATAAAAGTATTTCTGTTGGCATCAGCAAGTGTCCTTAAAATCCCacatataaaaaatacttacaTTATACCACCGAACCTTGATTTCCATTTAGAAAAAAGAAAGTTTAGTTTCCAACTATGCCTTTAGTTTTCTATAATACTTCATATGTTAGTCTGCCTATATGAGAAGCCCTCAACTGCATTTTTGAAATAGCAATGGTAAAAATGTAATACCATCTTCTCAACAATCATCATGGCAGTTTATCACAAGGTGTCTAACGAACCGGTAGCAGGGGGGTAGCAGTCAGCAATTGGTAGCTGGTGACATGTATTTATAATCTAAAGATCATATAAAGTCGTATACTTGGTACAGCTAGGCTTCCAAGCTAGTGATTGtagtataatatacaatatgatatacaatatactataataGACTGCTATAACGTATAGTAAAATGCAATATGATGTTACAATATACTAtagtattatttaatacaatAGAATACACTGTAATCTTCACTATAACTATGAAAGCAGTTTCTGTCCGTTCGTCCATTCGCAGCATCACTTAAAGCGATAGGAAAAAATTTGGCTTGCTTGTGTATTGAACTCGGACACTCCAGGTTGCAGACCAGCGCACTATCCACTATACTACTCGGCAGCCTTGCGCATCATGCACATACTGATGCACTCATCATAATGTGTGCATTGCCCACATTATGATCAATCACGATGCATGGGACTGCAAAGTCTACTAGTAAACAGAATGAAATGTAATGTAATAtaccataatataatattatataatacaatgaaatataatgtactatatatatatatatatatatatatatatatatatatatatatatatatatgctatactatactatatgctactatgctatactatacatacatgtatatatatatatatatacatactataaatatatatatatacaatgtaaaatATAATGCAGCAGACTGTTTTTCTACAATTTAAAACAATACGACATGATGTAGTAAAGTATAATAGAATTCGATGTAAATTGATGCAAGTTAGTATGGAATTAGAATTACATGATGTATGTCACAGATTCTGAgtgctgtatatagtatcataaaTAAAGTTATAGCATGAGAATAGCTATTGCGCAATACGCTGATGagtcatgatcataaatttagaagcattgttctattactagatttttcctgaatggattttctggaagtttctagaataattgtaaaGAGGTATAAATAGCCTGACTGCAGCAGTTCAAGGGAATTCAGTTTACATTATACATGTCtacaagtcagcaataaaggattatttAATAATCTCACAGCAATCCTcggcatattattatatagacactatattacttatacatagttaGCCGCAGTATTACACCCGTACGTCTTAACTCTTAGCCTTGTGCagacatcaggatacaatcacaacaccagatatctcgtacctgtcacattgcatcaCCACTTTGTGACAACTTGGGGGCTGCTCCGGGAATATCTACCGTTGATCAGGATTATATCAGTCTAACTCACGCAAGACATAAAGAGTACCAAAAGACAGTCAGTAATGGCGGAGACTAGTATGAGCAGTATGCGGAGGGCAATGGATATGGGCGAGAAACTTGGATTAAAGGATGCTGAGCTAGCCAAATTCATTGAAGAGAACGAACCAAAGTTCGCAGCAGAGATTGAACGCGAGGAGAGACGGATGAAACGAGAAGCCAAAAAGAGGCCGAAGCTGAGGACAGACAGCTCCAACACCAAATGCAAATGAAGCAAATGGAGATAGACAGCCAGAAACAAGCAAGAGAGTTGGAGATGCAAAGAGAGATAGAAGAAAAGAGGTTAGCGCATGAGCTCGAGATAGAAAAACTGGAAGTGGAGACTGTTAGGATGGATGACTCCAAAAATGAGAGTACAGGACTAGAGTGGGTTAGCAATAAACCTAAACCGAAATTACCAGTGTTTAATGAGAAAACAGATGACATGGATAGTTACCTGCAGTGATTTGAATGGATAGCTGAAAACTATCAGTGGGATAAAGCTGAATGGTCATTCCATTTGAGCCAATATCTCAAAGGTAAGGCTACAGAGACTTACACTAGAATGGCGGCAGAGAATAGGAAGGACTACGATCAGGTGAAGGAAGCTTTGTTAAAACGCTACAATCTCATGGAGGAAGGCTACAGAAAGCGATTCAGAGAGAGTAAAGCCGAGCACGACGAAACACCACAACAATTTCTAGTTCGACTCAGTACCTACATTGACAAGTGGGTGGAGCTATCGAACTGCAAAGACCTGAAAGAACTCAACTTGCGAGAACAATTCATAGTGGCATGTCCTACGGATCTTGCTGTACATCTAAAGGAGATGAAATTTGACAGCTGTAAAGAGTTGGCTGAAGCTGCTGACCGATACCTGACAACTCATGGTCGCAAGATGTCATTCAtaaggaagacaactccaaatgagaCAACAATCACCGGCCACAGTTATAACGAAAAGGGGCATATTGCAAATCGGTGTAATAAGAAGCCTCAAAAGTACTGCGCACACTGCACGATGAATAACCATAACACAGCCGAATGTCGAAGACTCAAGACACCTACGCACAAGGCGGGTGTGGCTGAAGGGGAGACAAATCCAGAAGGACAGAATACGGATGAAATTAAGCTAAGTGGGAAGCGTTACGTACAAGTAGCATGTTGTAAAGGTAAAGTTGGTAAAATGGAGAATGGAGTAAACCTGGTTGGAGGTTATGTAAATGGTAAGCAGGTGGAGATGATTAGAGATACTGGATGCACCACAGTAGTGGTCAAGAAATCACTGGTAAAAGCTGATCAGTACACAGGAGAAGAAGGATATCTACGAATGGCAGATAACACTGCTGGAAAACTGCCATTTGCCAAAATCAGCATCGATACACCATTCTATCAGGGAGATGTAATGGCGATGGTTATGGAGACACCCATTCACGATCTAATGCTTGGAAATATTTCAGGCGCTCGATCCCCATGTGATCCACTACCAGAACAGGATCAGGAGTGTTCTGTGGTTACACGCGCACAAGCTATAGAAAATAAACGAGGAGAAAAACCATTATCAGTTGTCAGCAATGAAAATATCGAAGTAAACAGAGAAGACCTCATCAAGTCACAGAGAGAAGATGATTCTCTAAAGAGGCTGTATGACGCTACAGAAGCAATAACGAAAGGCAAACAACAAACCAGGTTTATGGTGAAGAAGGACATCCTTTATCGTGAATATTATCACCCAGGGTATAACAGCGGACAGCCGATAAAACAAGTAGTTGTACCGAAAACTCTACGTGTCGCTGTGATGAGACACGCCCACGATTCTTTATTGAGTGGACATCTGGGAATCCGTAAAACTACTGATCGAATCCTAACCAACTTTTTCTGGCCGGGTCTACATGATGAGGTTACGAGATTCTGTCGATCCTGCGACATCTGTCAACGCACTGTAAAGAAAGGTTCAGTACAGAAGGTTCCCCTACAGCGGACTCCACTAATTGAGACTCCATTCAAGCGCTGCGCTGTCGACTTGATTGGACCGATTAACCCTCCGAGTGAAAAAGGGCATAGATATATACTAACTCTGGTGGACTACGCTACTCGATACCCTGAGGCTGTTCCACTGAAAGAGATAAGCTCAGAAGCAGTGGCTGAAGCTCTAATCGACTTTTACAGTCGGGTTGGAATACCTGAAGAAGTAATCAGTGATCGAGGGACCTAATTCATATCTGAGTACATGGAGGAGTTCGCCAGACTACTCGGCATGAAGCAGATGCCGACAACTCCCTACCATGCTATGGCTAATGGACTGGTGGAGCGATTCAATGGCACACTGAAGTCAATGCTAAAAAGGTTATGCCATCAGGAGCCAAGGTAGTGACACAGATACATAAACCCGACACTATTTGCCTACAGAGAGGTCCCACAGGAATCTACTGGATTTTCACCATTCGAGCTGTTGTACGGAAGGACAGTATGAGGGCCGATGGATATTCTACGACAGCTATGGACACAGAATGATGCCGATGGAGAGACCAAGAGTAGCTACCAACACGTGTTTGATCTGCGTGCTAAGCTGGAAGATACAATGGAGTTGGCCCAGAAAGCGCTCGAAGGAAATAAGCAGAGGTACAAGCATTATTTCGACAAGAAGGCAAAGAAAAAGGAATTTCAAAAAGGTGACAAAGTTCTCATCCTGCTCCCTACTAACCACAACAAGTTACTAATGCACTGGCAGGGACCATACAACGTAGAAGAGAAGGTCGGGATAAACGCATACCGAGTTCAGGTCAAAGGTAAAAGCCGAACCTACCACGCTAACATGCTGAAGAAATACTACGTGAGAGATAGTGAAAAGGAAATAACTGAGGTAGCTGGTATCGGAGAAGTAGAAGAAGAGGAAGGCACACTGGTGGAGTTGTATTCGGGAAAGTCAGTCGGAACTGTGAAAGATCTGAAGATGGGAGAAAATATATCTGATGAGCAGAGAAAGCAGATCATGGACATCGTCAAGGACTACACAGATATATTCAAAGACAGACCGGgaaactgcaatctcatcaaaCATCCGATTACTCTAACCAGTAATAAGCCTATCAAATCCAAACCCTACACATTACCTTACGCGGTGAGAGAATCACTTAGAGAAGATATAAAAGATATGCTGAACACAGGGATCATCAGAGAATTGAACTTTCTATATGCATCACCAGTCGTACTCGTGAAAAAGCCTGATGGATCCAATCGACTATGGGCTGACTACCGGAACTTGAACAAAATAACTGTGTTCGATCCAGAGCCAATGACAACAGCAAGCGATCTCTTTCAGAAGATGAGCGGTGATCACTACTTCTCAAAGGTAGATCTAACTAAGGGCTACTGGCAAATTCCTGTAGAGGAGAGTGACATACCAAAGACTGCATTTGTCACTCCAGATGGGCAATACGAGTTCATCAGGATGCCGTTTGGGATGGTCAACTCTGGAGCAACATTTGTACGTGGCATGAAGAAGCTATTAAAGGATTTACCAGGAGTAGACAACTACATCGATGACATCATCGTACACACTGCCAAATGGGAGGATCACAGGGACACACTGAGAGAACTCTTCACTCGTTTGGCCAAGGCACAGCTCACAATCAAACCGACGAAATGCTACCTCGGTGGAACATCTATAGAGTTCCTAAGTCACAAGATCGATCGGGGAGAACTGAGACCGATGGAAGACAATGTGGAGAAAATCACTGAAGCTCCAAGGCCTCTGACCAAGACTCAAGTACGGTCGTTTCTAGGATTGACGGGCTACTACCGAGAGTTCGTCCCAAATTACGCGGCAATAGCAAGTCCTCTGTCGGACTTGACTAAAAAAGGACAACCTAATAAAGTTATCTGGACAGATGCGCAAGAGAAGGCATACCGGAAATTAAGAGCGACCATAACCGAGAAACCAGTTCTGAAACTACCAGACATAACGAAGCAGTTCACCCTAAGGACTGATGCGTCGGACACTGGACTCGGAGCTGTACTACTACAGGAACATGATGGAAAGCTATTTCCTGTCAGCTATGCTAGCAGAAAACTACTGGACCGTGAAAGGAATTACTCAACAATAGAGAAAGAATGCCTGGCAATTGGATGGGCTGTAAAGAAATATCTACCATATCTCTACGGCGTGGAGTTCATACTACAAACGGATCACCAACCACTAACCTACATCAATCGAGCAAAGTATGAGAACAGCAGAGTGATGAGATGGGCACTATATCTGCAGGATTATCGCATGACGGTGGAATCGATCAAAGGGAAAGACAACGTCAGAGCGGATTACATGAGCAGAATAGACTCAGAATCTTAATGCTGGAAATTTGACTATAAATTTCCTCTTGAATGGGGAGTTGTCACAGATTCTGAgtgctgtatatagtatcataaaTAAAGTTATAGCATGACAATAGCTATTGCGCAATATGCTGATGGgtcatgatcataaatttagaagcattgttctattactatatttttcctgaatggattttctggaagtttctagaataattgtaaaGAGGTATAAATAGCCTGACTGCAGCAGTTCAAGGGAATTCAGTTTACATTATACATGTCtacaagtcagcaataaaggattattttataatctcacAGCAATCCTcggcatattattatatagacactatattacttatacatagttagccgcagtattacacccggacgtcttaactcttagccttgtgcagacatcaggatacaatcacaacaccagatatctcgaacctgtcacattgcatcaccactttgtgacaatgtaatataatagattactatataatacaaaatagtAAAACATCATGATATAATGCTACAAAATAGAATATAATGtgatacaatatattataatatagcaAAGTACTATATTTACAGCACTATTATAAAACGTAAATGCTATTTGCTTGCAGATCAATGAAGTTTCAGATGTTGCCTTGACCTTAACTTTGACTTTAACCTAACAGTACCATGTACTTTTGCATTTTTAGTTTGAACTTCTAATTTCTATttctattgtttataaaaacaTGTTATTTACCATTTCTAATTCACAGAAATATTACTTTGCATTTTGCAATAAATTGATTGATTGTTAATAAAATCTTTAGTTGACATTTCACAGATCACtttttatcaacaaaatttgattaaaagGATAGTAGCTTCTATATATTTGCTGTCACAATGTCATTCATTGTCTACTATTTAGACGAAGTAGTAACAACCAGTAGTTTGCtttttagaaacattttttaatgtttctaaaAAGCAAATACTATGATGTCCAAAGTAATATAGTATAATGTAGCATAGCGTAGTGTAGCGTACTATAGCGTAGTATAGTGAACTATAGCGTAGCATAGCATAGACAATATATCATCATTTAGGTTTTGATTGTtccaacttttttaaaaacacaatAGTAAGGCATAGTGAGCTTGTTTATGCCGAATGATATTAAGTCTATTTTACTAATATCGTAATTTTCAACTCTGCAGTTCATTACATTGTGGACTTTTTAAATGTTCTACGCTACAAAAGATTTTTCCTAAACTATCAGAAAACttgcaaacaaaaaattttgaatCATATTTGTTGTCACCAACCTTTTCCACATGGTGAATAGATGATgcttgaaaaatgtaaaagtttatattattttcCACTGAGCTGATTTAATGAGCTGAAATAGACATCATAGCTTACTTAGGCAGACTTCAATGATTTTTTGACCTAATTAGTGTCATAGCCCGTGTTTTTGTATAGACACCCACTCCTTTAAGACCTCAGCTATAGCTCAATAGAAAAAATTATTGCCCGAGCCAAAATCTGCCTTGGCTATCGAAATAAGATGTGCAGGTATTTTGAGTGCAACTGCATTAAAGTTTTTCTCTAGCTTTCATATCAAGCTATTCAGTTAAGGTACTGCTATTCGtaataaaacaaactattttttCCAGCAGTAAGTGTTGAATAGCACCTCGTTTTGAGCTAACAAAGAGAAAAAACTCCTTTTAAGGTAAGTTGGTTTAGGCATATTCACATCttaaagctaaatttttatGAGTAACAACGTCTGCTGAAAACCAAACTAAGTTAGGGATTAGacagtttttatatatagacagtttttgttttctttattctATGAGAAAGATTTTGTGCttacattttagcaaaataaatttaacgGAATACAGTAACTAATTTTAACTTCACTGTACCCAGAAACACTGCCTAGTTTGTTGCGCTGATaaacaaatttgttttcaagCTTTCTTCACAGCTTTACAGCTTGTTAGTAACTTCATTTGAATTTATAGCTTTTTGTATTCAGCACACTCAGAAACATTGGGAGAtctgatacatgtacatacaatgaTGAA
It encodes the following:
- the LOC137408019 gene encoding uncharacterized protein; the protein is MAAENRKDYDQVKEALLKRYNLMEEGYRKRFRESKAEHDETPQQFLVRLSTYIDKWVELSNCKDLKELNLREQFIVACPTDLAVHLKEMKFDSCKELAEAADRYLTTHGRKMSFIRKTTPNETTITGHSYNEKGHIANRCNKKPQKYCAHCTMNNHNTAECRRLKTPTHKAGVAEGETNPEGQNTDEIKLSGKRYVQVACCKGKVGKMENGVNLVGGYVNGKQVEMIRDTGCTTVVVKKSLVKADQYTGEEGYLRMADNTAGKLPFAKISIDTPFYQGDVMAMVMETPIHDLMLGNISGARSPCDPLPEQDQECSVVTRAQAIENKRGEKPLSVVSNENIEVNREDLIKSQREDDSLKRLYDATEAITKGKQQTRFMVKKDILYREYYHPGYNSGQPIKQVVVPKTLRVAVMRHAHDSLLSGHLGIRKTTDRILTNFFWPGLHDEVTRFCRSCDICQRTVKKGSVQKVPLQRTPLIETPFKRCAVDLIGPINPPSEKGHRYILTLVDYATRYPEAVPLKEISSEAVAEALIDFYSRVGIPEEVISDRGT